From Terriglobales bacterium, a single genomic window includes:
- a CDS encoding type IV pilus twitching motility protein PilT, which translates to MNVTLSDLLKKMLELGGSDLHISTNSPPQVRVHGHLQPLDLPLLTPSETKQLAYSVLTDAQKHRFEEHLELDFSFGLKGLARFRGNLFNQRGATGAVFRVIPFEIRSFQQLNLPPVVAKLCDKPRGLILVTGPTGSGKSTTLAAMIDKINTERHDHIITIEDPIEFVHQNKNCLVNQREVHSDTKSFSDALRAALREDPDVVLIGEMRDLETIESALRIAETGHLTFGTLHTNSAASTINRVIDVFPSHQQSQIRAQLSLVLEGVLCQSLLPKIGGQGRACAMEILVPNAAVRNLIREDKIHQIYSAMQSGQDKYGMQTFNQSLASLYFSKQISLETALIRSSMPDELQEMINRGQAAAAKAMPAGGKK; encoded by the coding sequence ATGAACGTTACATTAAGTGATTTGCTGAAAAAGATGCTGGAGCTGGGCGGGAGCGACCTGCACATCTCCACCAACTCCCCGCCGCAAGTGCGAGTGCACGGCCATTTGCAGCCGCTGGATCTTCCGCTTCTGACCCCTTCCGAGACGAAGCAGCTTGCGTACAGCGTGCTCACAGACGCGCAGAAGCACCGGTTTGAAGAGCATCTTGAGCTCGATTTTTCGTTCGGATTGAAAGGACTGGCTCGTTTCCGCGGAAATCTGTTTAATCAGCGCGGAGCCACCGGCGCGGTCTTCCGCGTAATTCCATTTGAGATTCGATCATTCCAGCAATTGAACCTCCCGCCGGTGGTCGCAAAGCTGTGTGATAAGCCGCGCGGATTGATTCTCGTGACGGGTCCTACGGGCTCGGGAAAATCGACGACGTTGGCGGCAATGATCGACAAGATCAACACCGAGCGCCACGATCACATCATCACCATTGAGGATCCGATTGAATTCGTCCATCAGAACAAGAACTGCCTGGTGAACCAACGCGAGGTGCACTCGGACACCAAGTCGTTCAGCGACGCTCTCCGCGCGGCACTTCGTGAAGACCCGGACGTAGTGCTGATCGGCGAAATGCGTGACCTGGAAACCATTGAATCTGCGCTACGTATCGCTGAAACAGGTCACCTCACTTTCGGCACCTTGCACACCAACTCAGCTGCCTCCACGATTAACCGTGTGATCGATGTCTTCCCATCGCATCAACAGTCTCAGATCCGCGCCCAGCTCTCTCTGGTTCTCGAAGGCGTGCTCTGCCAATCCCTGCTTCCGAAAATCGGCGGTCAAGGACGCGCATGTGCCATGGAGATCCTCGTACCTAACGCGGCCGTGCGCAATCTGATCCGCGAGGACAAGATCCATCAGATTTACTCGGCGATGCAGTCTGGACAGGACAAGTATGGAATGCAAACCTTCAACCAGTCGCTGGCAAGCCTGTACTTCAGCAAGCAGATCTCGCTGGAAACTGCGCTGATCCGCTCGTCTATGCCGGACGAGCTGCAGGAGATGATTAACCGCGGCCAGGCTGCGGCGGCCAAGGCAATGCCCGCAGGGGGAAAGAAATAA
- the pilB gene encoding type IV-A pilus assembly ATPase PilB, which translates to MSQRLGDLLVREKIITQDQLSQALKKQKQGGGRLGSVLVSLGFLTDEEVTNFLSRQYGVPAINLQFFEIDPNVVKLIPQETARKHQILPLSRVGASLTIAMVDPTNVFAMDDIKFMTGFNIEPVVASESAIMDRIERAYAEPDPSENLDDIMASMGEEADVELQADAEELNASDLEKSAEEAPIVKLVNLILTDAVKRGASDIHIEPYEKEYRVRFRIDGVLQNIMQPPLKLKDAITSRIKIMSKLDISEKRLPQDGRIMLKMQLNGRKKQLDYRVNCLPTLWGEKIVLRLLDKENLRLDMTKLGFEPESLEKFQRAVLKPYGMVLVTGPTGSGKTNTLYSAISLLNKPDTNIMTAEDPVEFQLAGVNQVQMKEAIGLNFAAALRAFLRQDPNTILVGEIRDFETAEIAIKAALTGHLVLSTLHTNGAPETISRLMNMGIEPFLVATAVHLIVAQRLIRRICSNCTEHVEMNPQALLDAGFTPEESKTVKVSKGKGCGTCNNTGYKGRCGLYEVMEIDDEIRELILVGASAVELKKKAIERGMITLRRSGLRKVMDGVTTLEEVARETVH; encoded by the coding sequence ATGTCGCAAAGGCTCGGTGATCTTTTAGTTCGCGAAAAGATTATCACGCAGGACCAGCTCTCCCAGGCGCTGAAGAAGCAGAAGCAGGGCGGAGGACGGCTTGGTTCGGTCTTGGTATCGCTTGGTTTTCTCACTGACGAGGAAGTCACCAATTTTCTTAGCCGCCAATATGGCGTTCCTGCAATCAACCTTCAGTTCTTCGAAATCGATCCCAACGTAGTCAAACTCATTCCGCAGGAAACCGCGCGCAAGCATCAGATTCTTCCGCTCAGCCGCGTTGGCGCTTCGCTGACGATCGCCATGGTCGATCCTACGAACGTGTTTGCCATGGACGATATCAAGTTCATGACCGGCTTCAACATCGAGCCGGTAGTCGCGTCGGAGAGCGCGATCATGGATCGCATTGAGCGAGCCTACGCTGAGCCGGATCCGTCGGAAAATCTCGACGACATCATGGCTTCTATGGGCGAAGAAGCCGACGTCGAACTGCAGGCCGACGCCGAAGAGCTGAATGCGTCGGATCTCGAGAAGAGCGCGGAAGAAGCTCCGATCGTCAAGCTGGTGAACCTGATCCTGACCGACGCAGTAAAGCGCGGCGCCAGCGACATTCATATCGAGCCGTACGAGAAGGAGTACCGCGTCCGCTTCCGCATCGACGGTGTGCTGCAGAACATCATGCAGCCTCCGCTGAAGCTGAAGGATGCGATCACATCGCGTATCAAGATCATGTCGAAGCTGGACATCAGCGAAAAGCGTCTGCCGCAGGACGGACGCATCATGCTGAAGATGCAGCTCAACGGTCGCAAGAAGCAGCTTGACTACCGCGTGAATTGCCTACCGACTCTGTGGGGCGAGAAGATCGTTCTGCGACTACTCGACAAAGAAAACCTTCGTCTCGACATGACCAAACTGGGATTCGAGCCGGAGTCGCTGGAGAAATTTCAGCGCGCAGTGCTGAAGCCCTACGGTATGGTGCTCGTCACTGGCCCTACCGGTTCAGGTAAAACGAACACGTTGTACTCAGCGATCTCGCTGCTGAACAAGCCCGATACGAACATCATGACCGCAGAAGATCCAGTCGAGTTCCAGCTCGCCGGCGTCAACCAGGTGCAGATGAAAGAGGCGATCGGTCTGAACTTCGCAGCGGCGCTGCGCGCCTTCCTGCGCCAAGATCCCAACACCATTCTGGTCGGCGAGATTCGTGACTTCGAGACTGCGGAAATTGCGATTAAGGCCGCTCTCACCGGACACCTCGTCCTTTCCACGCTGCACACCAACGGCGCCCCGGAAACCATTAGCCGGTTGATGAACATGGGAATCGAGCCCTTCCTGGTCGCGACTGCGGTTCACCTGATCGTCGCGCAGCGACTAATACGACGAATCTGTTCCAACTGCACCGAGCATGTGGAAATGAATCCCCAAGCCCTGCTCGACGCCGGCTTTACTCCTGAAGAATCCAAAACGGTAAAAGTGTCCAAGGGAAAAGGCTGCGGCACGTGCAACAACACTGGCTATAAGGGCCGCTGCGGTTTATACGAAGTGATGGAAATTGACGATGAAATTCGCGAGCTGATTCTCGTGGGAGCTTCAGCAGTCGAACTCAAGAAAAAGGCGATTGAGCGAGGAATGATCACGCTTCGCCGCAGCGGATTGAGAAAAGTCATGGATGGTGTGACCACGCTCGAAGAGGTCGCGCGTGAGACGGTGCACTAA
- a CDS encoding DUF4340 domain-containing protein, whose protein sequence is MKNPGLLFAAAVLAALGGVLYWSNHHKPADTVQAAVDTPPKILSLNDSDVNRVELKKKDGADLVVQKQDGTWQITSPDKLRADDSAVSGMISSLSSLSSDRLVENNADNVSQFGLTSPALEVDVSAKDNTHKLLIGDDTPTGSGSYAKLENDPRVFTIASYTKSNIDKSVNDLRDKRLLTAEPDKVSRVNLNANGQQLEFGRNKDQWQILKPKPLRADSFAVDELVRKLSDAKMDLTSDDQKKAASAFASGKPVATATLTTDSGDQQLQVRKNKDDYYAKSSLVAGVYKVSTDVGEGLNKRLDDFRNKKLFDFGYTDPDKIAIRKDSKPYFLTKGGEDWWSGDGKKLDLSTAESVLDKLRDLQAIKFADSGFGNPILEADVISNNGKRSEKVQIAKSGDRYVAKRENDLTLYVLDSKAVEDLQNAVNSLKPAEAAVSKK, encoded by the coding sequence ATGAAGAACCCCGGACTACTCTTTGCAGCAGCAGTGCTCGCCGCCCTCGGCGGCGTGCTGTACTGGTCGAACCATCACAAGCCGGCCGACACCGTGCAGGCGGCGGTCGATACTCCGCCGAAGATCCTTTCGCTCAACGATTCGGACGTGAACCGCGTTGAGCTGAAAAAAAAAGACGGAGCCGACCTCGTTGTACAGAAGCAGGATGGCACATGGCAGATCACGTCACCCGACAAACTGCGCGCCGACGACTCTGCCGTTTCGGGCATGATTTCCAGCCTGTCATCGCTGAGCTCAGATCGACTCGTCGAAAATAACGCCGACAACGTTAGCCAGTTCGGACTCACGTCGCCTGCGCTTGAAGTCGATGTGAGCGCAAAGGACAATACGCATAAGCTGCTGATCGGGGATGACACTCCGACTGGAAGCGGCTCGTATGCCAAGCTCGAAAACGACCCGCGCGTCTTCACCATCGCGAGCTATACCAAGAGCAACATCGATAAAAGCGTCAACGACCTGCGGGACAAGCGTCTGCTGACGGCGGAACCCGACAAGGTCAGCCGAGTTAATCTGAACGCCAATGGCCAGCAACTCGAGTTCGGGCGCAACAAGGATCAGTGGCAGATTCTCAAACCAAAGCCACTACGCGCCGACAGCTTTGCCGTCGATGAACTCGTCCGCAAGCTGAGCGATGCAAAAATGGACCTCACGTCCGACGACCAAAAGAAAGCTGCTTCGGCGTTTGCATCGGGCAAGCCGGTCGCAACTGCGACGCTTACGACCGATTCGGGAGATCAACAGCTTCAGGTCCGCAAGAACAAGGACGACTACTACGCGAAATCGAGCCTCGTAGCTGGCGTGTACAAGGTGTCAACCGATGTAGGTGAGGGCCTCAACAAGAGGCTCGACGACTTCCGCAACAAGAAGCTCTTCGACTTCGGCTACACTGACCCGGATAAGATCGCAATTCGCAAAGACTCAAAACCCTACTTCCTCACGAAAGGTGGCGAGGATTGGTGGTCAGGCGATGGCAAGAAGCTCGATCTCTCCACCGCCGAATCCGTCCTCGACAAACTCCGCGATCTCCAGGCAATCAAGTTTGCCGATTCCGGATTTGGAAATCCCATTCTGGAAGCTGATGTCATCTCCAACAACGGCAAGCGATCGGAGAAGGTGCAGATTGCCAAATCGGGCGATCGCTATGTCGCTAAGCGCGAAAATGACCTAACCTTATATGTGCTCGACTCGAAAGCTGTCGAGGATCTGCAGAACGCTGTGAATAGTCTGAAGCCTGCAGAAGCGGCGGTAAGCAAGAAGTAA
- a CDS encoding type II secretion system F family protein, translated as MPIYKFSGVDSGGSKVAGEREAVNKQLLQAALRKERIANVVIKEKGKEFNLPTLGSGKVPTKDIAIFFRQFSVMIDAGLPLVQCLEILAANQENPAFQKCLTGVRVTVEGGATLANAMRQYPKVFDDLTTNMVEAGETGGILDLILQRLAAYVEKAVKLKSAVKSALIYPVSVISIAVLVVGALLKFVVPIFEKLFAGLGVDLPLPTRMVIGLSQFVQNFWWVAVVGLVAAVFAIKQIRKDAKGRYMTDNILLKMPVVGVLLRKIAVARFTRTLGTLITSGVPILEGLSITARTSGNAVLEEALMKVRKAIEEGRTIVDPLKECGVFPNMVTQMIGVGEATGAMDNMLQKIADFYEDEVDAATKDLLTLLEPIMIAFLGVCVGGIVISLYMPLFAMIAKLSG; from the coding sequence ATGCCTATTTATAAGTTTTCAGGAGTCGACTCCGGCGGCTCAAAAGTAGCCGGAGAACGAGAGGCCGTCAACAAACAGCTTCTGCAAGCGGCGTTGCGCAAGGAACGCATCGCTAATGTCGTCATTAAAGAAAAAGGCAAAGAGTTCAACCTGCCAACGCTCGGCTCGGGCAAGGTTCCGACGAAAGACATCGCGATCTTCTTTCGTCAGTTCTCAGTCATGATTGATGCCGGCCTGCCGCTCGTCCAGTGTCTTGAGATCCTGGCTGCAAATCAGGAGAACCCAGCGTTTCAGAAATGCCTCACGGGTGTTCGAGTCACGGTAGAAGGCGGTGCGACATTAGCCAATGCCATGCGCCAGTATCCCAAAGTTTTTGACGACCTCACGACCAATATGGTGGAGGCCGGCGAAACTGGCGGTATTCTCGACCTCATTCTTCAGCGCCTTGCCGCCTATGTCGAAAAGGCTGTGAAGTTGAAATCCGCAGTCAAATCGGCATTGATTTATCCCGTATCAGTCATCAGCATTGCTGTGCTGGTTGTTGGTGCGCTGCTCAAATTCGTCGTTCCCATTTTTGAAAAGTTATTTGCCGGTCTCGGCGTCGATCTCCCACTGCCCACGCGAATGGTCATCGGGCTCAGCCAATTTGTGCAGAACTTCTGGTGGGTAGCGGTCGTCGGGCTCGTCGCTGCGGTATTCGCGATCAAGCAGATCCGAAAAGATGCCAAAGGCAGGTACATGACCGACAACATCCTGCTCAAAATGCCGGTTGTCGGTGTCCTCCTGCGAAAGATTGCGGTTGCACGTTTTACGCGAACATTGGGAACGCTGATCACGTCCGGTGTTCCGATCCTGGAAGGTCTTTCGATAACCGCTCGCACCTCCGGCAATGCCGTTTTGGAAGAGGCTTTGATGAAAGTCCGCAAAGCCATTGAAGAAGGCCGCACGATCGTTGACCCACTGAAGGAGTGCGGCGTGTTCCCCAACATGGTTACGCAGATGATCGGAGTCGGCGAAGCGACTGGCGCGATGGATAACATGCTGCAAAAGATCGCCGACTTTTATGAGGACGAAGTTGATGCAGCGACGAAAGACCTGCTTACGCTGCTGGAGCCGATCATGATCGCCTTCCTCGGCGTTTGCGTAGGCGGCATCGTTATTTCGTTGTACATGCCGCTGTTTGCGATGATCGCCAAGCTTTCGGGATAA